The Parashewanella tropica genome window below encodes:
- a CDS encoding sulfite exporter TauE/SafE family protein, protein MITTLILLLLIIVIGTYFQTATGFGLGIIVTGLATAFGLAELNFIAAVVSLVTLVNCLFVLPKSLYNIDWKISIFAGLAIIPGVILGVQLLSYLSDSATSILQALLGLMIIISGVSSISKVSQNQEKPSSHISTFSIAGFASGFTGGLFGMAGPPLVFHFYRQPFSIVSIRNLLLLLFACSSASRSLFLWSQDQITNEILLLSALAVPLVSITSIIAVKYPIPLKPQSMKKVVFLLLMVLGGYLLIKSFMIFS, encoded by the coding sequence ATGATAACAACGCTCATATTATTACTGCTGATCATTGTTATTGGTACCTATTTTCAAACGGCTACAGGCTTTGGTTTAGGGATTATTGTCACGGGGTTGGCAACGGCTTTCGGGCTTGCAGAGCTTAATTTTATCGCGGCAGTAGTCAGTCTTGTAACATTAGTGAACTGCTTATTTGTACTACCAAAATCTTTGTATAATATTGATTGGAAAATTTCGATTTTTGCTGGTTTGGCAATCATTCCAGGAGTAATTCTAGGTGTTCAACTGCTTTCGTATTTAAGTGATTCTGCAACGTCCATTTTACAAGCTTTACTTGGTTTAATGATCATCATTAGTGGTGTTAGCTCAATCAGCAAGGTATCACAAAATCAGGAAAAACCTAGTAGTCATATCTCCACGTTTTCCATCGCTGGTTTTGCGTCAGGTTTCACAGGCGGCCTATTCGGTATGGCTGGACCGCCTTTAGTTTTCCACTTCTATCGACAACCCTTTTCCATTGTTTCTATACGCAACCTACTACTGCTTTTATTTGCTTGCTCCTCAGCAAGCCGCAGCCTATTTTTATGGAGTCAAGATCAGATCACCAATGAGATATTATTACTCTCAGCTCTGGCCGTCCCTTTGGTATCGATTACCTCAATAATTGCCGTGAAATACCCCATACCTTTAAAACCACAGTCGATGAAAAAAGTGGTGTTTTTATTATTGATGGTATTAGGCGGTTATTTACTGATTAAATCTTTTATGATTTTTAGCTAA